A single Lactuca sativa cultivar Salinas chromosome 8, Lsat_Salinas_v11, whole genome shotgun sequence DNA region contains:
- the LOC111893269 gene encoding receptor-like protein EIX2 has translation MGNRRGLGLYLIFVGVFLVANSCSCLGVENTSIVCFEQERLALLKFKDSVEDGSGMLSSWVGNDCCMWERVHCDNVTGNIKSLHLRGSTGWLVGDEVSFSLAELRNLSYLDLSWNDFGGSQIPDFIGSFKHLSYLNLSDAGFQGIIPHNIGNLSSLKFLDISSNNELVADDMAWTSDLSLLEHFNLDYVDLSGAQNWEMVFYMIPSLRELSLKFCRLSNIDLSRSLNSSRILPNFKHLDLSFNDFKGPFPNFFQNTTSLVFLDLGSNSFNGSLPDFLQNTTSLVFLDLHFNSFNGPLPGFLQNMKSLVFLDLGFNYFKGPLPGFFLNMTSLTFLDLSDFDLGSTLNFANLLNMIPSLSELHLSRCGLHNMHLSPSHLNFSTLAKIQHLDLSYNSIGGTFPSFLTNMSSLRVLDLSGNMLNSSVPIIPGLLELDLSSNQFKQIEHVGIWRQCHLKKLSVSDNYFRIEMIDSTKNVSECSKYALERLILHGSLNGTVPKQLGRLKNLREIDLSFNRFTGSIPKSLRRLTFLEVLYMSRSHLTGPIPTFLGNLNTLDLSFNQLNGSIPKSFGQLSALTYVNLESNRLTGPIPTSLVGLVSLQSLDVSSNMLNGTIPVSIGQLVKLYALDISNNSLEGVVFEAHFANLSKLKELDTSSNTRLTFNVSREWLPPFVLKSLDLSSCIIANGFPQWLRNQRELKTLRLSNATISGPLPTWLQKMPIIPFLDLSYNKLHGPLTNLPNGGNFSLNRYDYDIRSLFLENNLFNASIPRSLCKRTDLKYLDLSRNRLTGKIPKCLGNLQELHTMILSSNRLSGVIPGSLALNSSLYRLKLNDNNFIGEPPLELGNLRNLEVLDLGDNQLRGNIPEWVGERLKNLMVLRLHKNNFTGRIPRSLCKSSNLQILDVAYNNLMGSIPDCLEELNAMKYDYSNPYYRRPEDNVIQVMKGVDLEYTKTWDLLFNMDLSSNKLSGEIPVKLTALVLLMGFNLSNNHLTGGIPYNIGNMKKLFSLDLSRNELTGTIPPSMAALNFLSHLNLSYNNLSGPIPTGNQLQTLDDPSIYTGNKDLCGAPLPKKCSDFEDPTTKRKKKHKTAQERVEVWLFYVDIMSGFVTGFWGVIGVLLFKKEWRWKLFRFAEETMDKIYVAVARVANIKRGREAT, from the coding sequence ATGGGGAATCGTAGAGGTTTGGGGCTCTATCTCATATTCGTAGGTGTTTTCTTGGTTGCAAACAGTTGTTCTTGTTTGGGTGTTGAAAATACTAGCATCGTTTGCTTTGAGCAAGAGCGACTTGCTCTTCTCAAGTTCAAAGACAGTGTTGAAGATGGTTCTGGAATGTTGTCATCATGGGTTGGAAATGATTGTTGCATGTGGGAAAGAGTCCATTGTGACAATGTCACCGGAAACATTAAAAGCCTTCATCTCAGAGGAAGCACAGGATGGTTAGTTGGTGATGAGGTGAGCTTTTCTTTGGCAGAGTTGAGGAATCTCAGTTACTTGGACTTGAGTTGGAATGATTTCGGAGGAAGCCAAATCCCTGACTTCATTGGATCCTTCAAACACCTGAGCTACCTCAATCTCTCTGATGCTGGTTTTCAAGGTATTATTCCTCATAACATAGGAAATCTTTCTAGTTTAAAGTTTCTTGATATCAGTTCAAACAATGAGCTGGTGGCAGATGATATGGCATGGACTTCTGACCTTTCGTTACTCGAGCATTTCAACTTGGATTATGTGGATCTTAGTGGAGCACAAAACTGGGAAATGGTGTTTTACATGATTCCTTCGTTAAGAGAGTTAAGTTTGAAATTTTGTAGGCTTTCCAACATTGATCTTTCTCGTTCTCTTAATTCGAGTAGAATACTTCCCAATTTCAAACACTTGGATCTTAGTTTCAATGATTTCAAAGGTCCATTCCCAAACTTTTTCCAAAACACGACATCCCTAGTATTCCTGGATCTTGGTTCCAATTCTTTCAATGGTTCACTCCCAGACTTTTTACAAAACACAACATCCCTAGTATTCCTGGATCTTCACTTCAATTCTTTCAATGGTCCACTCCCAGGCTTTTTACAAAACATGAAATCCCTAGTATTCCTGGATCTTGGCTTCAACTATTTCAAAGGTCCACTCCCTGGCTTTTTCCTAAACATGACGTCCCTAACATTCCTGGATCTTTCAGACTTTGATCTTGGTTCGACATTGAACTTTGCAAACTTGCTAAACATGATCCCTTCCCTTTCAGAGCTGCATTTGTCACGTTGTGGGCTCCATAACATGCATCTATCTCCCTCTCATCTTAATTTCAGTACCCTTGCTAAAATCCAACACCTGGATCTTAGCTATAATTCAATTGGAGGCACCTTTCCATCTTTTTTAACAAACATGAGTTCCCTAAGAGTCCTTGACCTTTCTGGAAACATGTTGAATTCATCGGTTCCTATTATTCCTGGCCTTCTGGagcttgatctttcttctaaCCAGTTTAAGCAGATTGAGCATGTTGGAATCTGGCGGCAGTGTCACCTGAAAAAATTGAGTGTGTCAGACAATTATTTTCGCATAGAAATGATTGACTCAACAAAAAATGTATCAGAATGCTCGAAATATGCTTTGGAGAGGTTGATTTTACATGGGAGTTTAAATGGTACAGTTCCCAAACAACTTGGAAGACTGAAGAATTTAAGAGAGATAGATCTATCGTTCAACAGATTTACAGGTTCAATCCCCAAATCTTTAAGAAGATTAACATTTTTAGAAGTACTATATATGTCGAGAAGCCACTTGACTGGCCCCATTCCAACCTTCCTTGGGAATCTTAACACACTCGACCTTTCTTTTAATCAACTGAATGGTTCAATTCCAAAATCCTTTGGACAACTATCAGCTTTAACATATGTGAATTTGGAATCCAATCGGTTAACAGGCCCTATCCCAACATCTCTAGTTGGACTTGTTTCACTACAATCTCTTGATGTGTCTTCAAATATGTTAAATGGGACGATTCCGGTTTCAATTGGGCAACTTGTCAAACTCTATGCGCTAGATATCTCAAACAATTCCTTAGAAGGAGTAGTTTTTGAAGCCCATTTTGCCAACCTTTCGAAGTTGAAGGAGTTGGATACTTCTTCCAACACTAGGTTGACATTCAATGTTTCACGTGAGTGGTTGCCTCCATTCGTGTTGAAGTCTCTTGACCTCAGTTCTTGCATTATTGCAAATGGATTTCCACAGTGGCTGCGAAATCAAAGGGAACTTAAGACGTTAAGGTTGTCCAATGCTACAATTTCGGGACCTCTGCCAACATGGTTGCAAAAGATGCCAATCATTCCTTTTTTAGATCTTTCTTACAACAAACTCCACGGACCTTTGACAAACCTTCCCAATGGAGGAAATTTTAGTCTAAATAGATATGATTATGATATCAGGTCACTGTTCCTGGAAAATAACCTTTTCAATGCGTCGATTCCCAGGTCATTATGCAAAAGAACAGATCTAAAATATCTTGATCTTTCGAGAAATAGGTTAACCGGGAAAATTCCCAAGTGCCTTGGGAATCTtcaagagttgcataccatgatACTTAGTTCAAATCGGCTTTCTGGTGTCATTCCTGGTTCCTTAGCTCTTAATTCATCATTATACCGGTTAAAATTGAATGACAATAACTTCATTGGTGAGCCTCCTTTAGAATTGGGGAATTTACGAAATCTAGAAGTCTTAGATTTGGGTGATAATCAATTACGAGGAAACATACCCGAATGGGTTGGAGAAAGGCTTAAAAATTTGATGGTTTTAAGGTTACACAAAAATAACTTCACTGGTCGAATTCCTCGATCTTTGtgcaaatcttcaaatcttcagatTTTGGATGTTGCATACAACAACTTGATGGGAAGCATACCTGATTGTCTAGAAGAGCTGAATGCCATGAAATATGATTATTCTAACCCATACTATCGGCGTCCCGAAGATAATGTGATTCAAGTCATGAAAGGTGTTGATCTTGAATATACAAAAACGTGGGATCTACTTTTTAACATGGACCTTTCAAGCAATAAACTCTCAGGAGAAATCCCAGTCAAGTTAACTGCACTTGTTTTGTTGATGGGTTTCAACCTGTCTAATAATCATCTCACTGGTGGAATTCCATataacattggaaacatgaagaagTTATTTTCTCTTGATTTATCCAGAAATGAGTTGACAGGGACGATCCCTCCAAGCATGGCAGCTTTGAATTTTTTGAGCCATTTGAATTTGTCATACAACAACTTGTCGGGACCCATTCCAACAGGAAATCAGTTACAGACCCTGGATGATCCATCAATATATACCGGAAACAAAGATCTATGTGGAGCTCCATTGCCCAAGAAATGCTCTGATTTTGAAGACCCAACAACAAAGCGCAAGAAGAAACACAAAACAGCTCAGGAGCGTGTAGAGGTCTGGTTGTTTTATGTGGACATAATGAGTGGTTTTGTGACAGGGTTTTGGGGTGTTATTGGAGTTCTGTTGTTCAAGAAGGAGTGGAGATGGAAGCTTTTCAGGTTTGCTGAGGAAACCATGGACAAGATATATGTTGCAGTGGCCAGAGTTGCAAACATCAAGAGAGGAAGAGAAGCCACATAG